The following proteins are encoded in a genomic region of Poecilia reticulata strain Guanapo linkage group LG11, Guppy_female_1.0+MT, whole genome shotgun sequence:
- the LOC103472282 gene encoding catenin beta-1-like, protein MATQSDLMELDMAMGDSKVAVSQWQQQSYLDSGIQSGVTTTAPSLSGKGNPDAEEDDPSLYDWEFNQPFTPEAADIEGYAMTRAQRVRAAMFPETLEEGIQIPPTQLDAAHPTAVQRLAEPSQMLKHAVVNLINYQDDAELATRAIPELTKLLNDEDQVVVNKAAVMVHQLSKKEASRHALMRSPQMVSAVVRAMQNTNDVETARCSAGTLHNLSHHREGLLAIFKSGGIPALVKMLGSPVDSVLFYAITTLHNLLLHQEGAKMAVRLAGGLQKMVALLSNTNVKFLAITTDCLQILAYGNQESKLIILASGGPQALVNIMRTFTYEKLLWTTSRVLKVLSVCSSNKPAIVEAGGMQALGLHLTDPSQRLVQNCLWTLRNLSDAATKQEGMEGLLGTLVQLLGSDDINVVTCAAGILSNLTCNNYSNKLMVCQVGGIEALVRTVLRAGDREDITEPAVCALRHLTSRHQDAEMAQNAVRLHYGLPVVVKLLHPPSHWPLIKATVGLIRNLALCPANHSALREQGAIPRLVQLLVRAHQDTQRRTSMGGNQQQFVEGVRMEEIVEGCTGALHILARDVHNRIVIRGLNTIPLFVQLLYSPVENIQRVAAGVLCELAQDKEAAEAIEAEGATAPLTELLHSRNEGVATYAAAVLFRMSEDKPQDYKKRLSVELTSSLFRTEPMAWNDTGDLGLDMAAQGDPLAFRQDDGAYRAYPAAYGQDSLLDPMMEGADYHADALPDLGHHTDPLPDLGHTQELMDSNQLAWFDTDL, encoded by the exons ATGGCTACCCAGT CTGATCTGATGGAGTTGGACATGGCTATGGGTGACAGCAAGGTTGCTGTGAGCCAGTGGCAGCAGCAGTCCTATCTAGATTCAGGAATCCAGTCTGGCGTCACCACCACAGCACCATCTTTGAGTGGCAAAGGGAACCCTGATGCCGAGGAAGATGATCCATCTCTGTATGACTGGGAGTTTAACCAGCCCTTCACTCCTGAGGCTGCAG ACATTGAAGGTTACGCCATGACCCGAGCCCAGCGTGTGCGAGCTGCTATGTTCCCCGAGACCCTAGAGGAGGGGATTCAGATCCCGCCCACCCAGCTGGACGCTGCCCATCCAACGGCGGTCCAGCGTCTGGCGGAGCCCTCTCAGATGCTCAAGCATGCCGTGGTTAACCTTATCAACTATCAGGACGATGCTGAGCTGGCCACCCGGGCCATACCCGAGCTCACCAAACTGCTCAACGATGAGGACCAG GTTGTTGTGAACAAAGCTGCTGTGATGGTGCATCAGTTGTCAAAGAAGGAGGCGTCGCGTCACGCCCTGATGCGCTCGCCGCAGATGGTTTCAGCGGTCGTCCGTGCCATGCAGAACACCAACGACGTGGAGACGGCTCGCTGTTCCGCCGGCACGTTGCACAACCTTTCCCATCACCGTGAGGGGCTCCTCGCCATCTTCAAGTCTGGAGGCATTCCTGCTCTGGTCAAGATGCTGGG CTCACCAGTGGACAGCGTGTTGTTCTATGCCATCACTACACTCCACAACCTTTTGCTGCACCAGGAAGGGGCCAAGATGGCGGTGCGCCTCGCTGGAGGGCTGCAAAAGATGGTAGCCCTGCTGTCCAACACCAACGTCAAATTTTTGGCCATCACTACTGACTGTCTGCAGATCCTGGCATATGGCAATCAGGAAAGCAAG CTGATCATTCTGGCCAGCGGTGGACCTCAGGCCCTGGTCAACATCATGAGGACTTTTACATACGAGAAACTGCTGTGGACCACAAGCAGAGTGCTAAAAGTGCTCTCTGTCTGCTCAAGCAACAAGCCGGCCATTGTAGAAGCTG gAGGGATGCAAGCTTTGGGTCTTCATCTAACAGACCCCAGCCAGCGTCTGGTTCAGAACTGCCTCTGGACTCTGAGGAATCTTTCAGATGCTGCCACTAAACAG GAGGGGATGGAGGGTCTCCTTGGCACCCTGGTCCAACTGTTGGGCAGCGACGACATCAACGTGGTGACGTGTGCTGCCGGCATTCTCTCTAACCTGACCTGCAACAATTACAGTAACAAACTCATGGTCTGCCAG GTTGGCGGCATCGAGGCTTTGGTGCGAACCGTGCTCCGGGCCGGCGACAGAGAGGACATCACAGAGCCGGCTGTGTGCGCCCTGCGCCACCTGACCTCGCGCCACCAGGATGCAGAGATGGCCCAGAATGCAGTTCGCCTTCACTACGGCCTGCCTGTGGTTGTTAAGCTGCTGCACCCACCGTCCCACTGGCCACTAATCAAG GCGACGGTTGGTCTCATTCGCAACCTAGCCCTGTGCCCGGCCAATCACAGCGCTCTGCGGGAGCAGGGAGCCATTCCCCGATTGGTCCAGCTGCTTGTCCGAGCGCATCAGGACACCCAGAGGCGCACGAGCATGGGCGGGAACCAGCAGCAGTTTGTG gagggaGTGCGTATGGAGGAAATAGTTGAAGGTTGCACAGGAGCTCTGCACATTCTGGCCCGGGATGTCCACAACAGGATTGTGATCAGAGGGCTCAACACCATTCCACTCTTTGTCCAG TTGTTGTACTCTCCAGTGGAAAACATCCAGCGCGTCGCAGCAGGTGTGCTGTGCGAACTGGCGCAGGACAAAGAAGCAGCCGAGGCCATCGAAGCCGAGGGGGCCACCGCACCGCTCACCGAGCTGCTGCATTCTCGCAACGAGGGCGTCG CAACCTATGCTGCAGCTGTCCTGTTCCGCATGTCTGAAGACAAACCCCAGGACTACAAGAAGCGTCTCTCGGTGGAGCTGACCAGCTCACTGTTCAGAACTGAGCCCATGGCCTGGAACGAT ACCGGGGACCTGGGTCTGGATATGGCAGCACAAGGAGATCCTCTGGCTTTCAGGCAAGATG ACGGAGCATATCGGGCGTACCCAGCAGCTTATGGCCAGGACTCTCTGTTAGACCCTATGATGGAAGGTGCAGACTACCATGCTGACGCGCTGCCCGACCTGGGTCACCATACTGATCCTTTGCCAGACCTTGGCCATACCCAGGAACTGATGGACAGCAACCAGCTGGCCTGGTTTGACACCGACCTGTAG
- the LOC103472283 gene encoding forkhead box protein H1 has protein sequence MMGYRAEFYRHGPVGSTQRAAFKWATTYLSKIAVILRNAPNWMLTFTQLMDRLMQLMSEDRKSLENNIRVCLSTHGCFIKVPVIPNSLNSKKNYWKLDCSQITAKMVRRHFNGLLQFFPELASKLEREKLDRAAPSPQPASRRPDQVRCKVKFTGPFSVESLLKRDSPPSPPSGASPLPGVEQQPLPTTPQRDFICYPAAPLISHASNCFSHIGSAGGSTDHTLVADRAVEPARWVPVRADPSSAPYFTSAPHGFVTYSPATFTNVTSRVWQ, from the exons ATGATGGGCTACAGAGCTGAGTTTTATCGTCATGGCCCTGTTGGCAGTACTCAGAGAGCTGCTTTCAAGTGGGCCACGACTTACCTGTCCAAGATTGCTGTAATCCTACGGAATGCTCCAAACTGGATGCTCACTTTCACCCAG TTGATGGATAGACTGATGCAGCTGATGTCCGAGGACAGAAAATCTCTTGAGAACAACATCAGAGTCTGTTTGTCTACTCACGGTTGCTTCATCAAA gttCCAGTGATCCCGAATTCCCTGAACAGCAAGAAAAACTACTGGAAACTGGACTGCAGTCAGATCACAGCAAAGATGGTGCGCCGTCACTTTAACGGCCTCCTGCAATTCTTCCCCGAGCTGGCCTCTAAGCTCGAAAGGGAGAAGCTGGACAGAGCTGCCCCCTCTCCTCAACCTGCATCCCGCAGGCCTGACCAGGTCAGATGTAAGGTGAAGTTCACCGGGCCTTTCTCCGTCGAATCCCTGTTGAAGAGAGACAGCCCCCCTTCTCCACCCTCCGGAGCTTCCCCTCTGCCTGGCGTGGAGCAGCAGCCTTTGCCCACGACCCCACAAAGAGACTTCATCTGCTACCCCGCGGCTCCCCTGATTTCACACGCTTCGAATTGTTTTTCCCACATCGGCtcagcagggggcagcacagATCACACGCTCGTTGCTGACAGAGCTGTTGAACCCGCCCGGTGGGTTCCTGTGCGCGCGGATCCCTCGTCTGCTCCTTACTTCACCAGCGCGCCGCATGGTTTCGTCACTTATTCCCCAGCGACATTTACAAACGTCACGTCTCGTGTATGGCAATGA